From Pectinophora gossypiella chromosome 16, ilPecGoss1.1, whole genome shotgun sequence, one genomic window encodes:
- the LOC126373979 gene encoding uncharacterized protein LOC126373979: MNTDLNVDVELTNDYHLGHFLLDCFKKRGKDHFCQIDASIDDKQTYETALNLTVRLARSLKNMGYQPGDVILMGGTNHVKVRIPFFAGMMIGLPVCGVDPLFKCVEIKTLLNITQAKLAFCDYVSYDYYKQAAEELGLDLKIVTFDKGDFTFEDLLSKYDDNEPIEEYRPLSFDIDKVHLWLMSTSGTTGPPKIAAIKHKSALPSIKEFMKLGIFGSYLKEGQQAVLCVAPVQWVSSYVLSFGTIMTGNILLISAKYNSVDVLIDMINKYRPVVVAASPPLFGLILRQEKHCDFTCFDRVILGGATVYKELADGLKARMREDAYIAEAYGQTEMMALSHIGGKDTPIGSCGQVIPGRQVKLVDPDTYKEITEPNVPGQLLYKGPMISEYYRNPEETAKVFTEDGWLKSGDKLYRDEDGNYYFVERLKMLFKYRTIQISPTEIEEVILTLPGVLEVCVTSIDHPIDQQWPVAVVVKRPGYDITAQEIKNIVEEKLSDSKKLRGGVVFMDQIPKTSTGKVARNQIRTMVKTATRE; encoded by the exons ATGAATACTGACTTGAACGTGGACGTAGAACTTACTAATGACTATCATCTTGGTCATTTCCTTTTGGACTGTTTTAAAAAACGTGGCAAGGACCATTTCTGCCAG ATCGATGCATCTATCGACGATAAGCAGACATATGAAACAGCATTGAACCTGACTGTTCGTCTGGCCAGAAGCCTAAAAAACATGGGCTACCAACCTGGTGACGTCATTCTCATGGGTGGCACAAACCACGTTAAAGTTCGTATACCCTTCTTCGCTGGCATGATGATAGGACTACCTGTGTGTGGGGTCGACCCTTTGTTTAAATGCG TTGAAATAAAAACGTTATTAAATATAACCCAAGCGAAATTAGCATTTTGTGACTACGTAAGCTATGATTATTACAAGCAAGCAGCGGAAGAACTTGGACTGGACCTCAAAATAGTCACATTTGATAAAGGTGACTTTACTTTTGAGGATCTTCTTAGCAAATATGATGATAATGAACCTATAGAAGagtatag ACCTCTATCTTTTGACATAGATAAAGTGCATCTCTGGCTGATGAGCACTAGTGGTACAACAGGGCCTCCTAAAATAGcagcaataaaacataaaagcgCATTACCATCGATAAAGGAATTCATGAAATTAGGTATATTTGGCAGTTATTTAAAAGA AGGTCAACAAGCAGTATTGTGCGTGGCACCGGTCCAATGGGTATCCTCGTATGTTCTAAGTTTCGGGACTATAATGACAGGCAACATATTATTGATATCAGCAAAATACAACAGTGTTGATGTCTTGATTGACATGATCAACAAGTACAGG CCGGTGGTTGTTGCAGCCAGTCCTCCTTTGTTTGGACTGATTCTGAGACAAGAAAAGCATTGCGACTTCACTTGCTTTGACAGGGTGATATTGGGTGGTGCAACTGTTTACAAAGAATTAGCTGATGGATTAAAA GCTCGAATGCGTGAAGATGCTTACATCGCAGAAGCATACGGGCAAACAGAGATGATGGCCCTTTCACATATAGGGGGCAAAGATACGCCAATAGGAAGCTGTGGACAAGTTATACCAGGACGTCAAGTTAAG ttgGTAGACCCAGACACCTACAAAGAAATAACGGAGCCAAATGTTCCTGGACAGTTATTGTACAAGGGCCCTATGAtttct GAATACTACCGGAACCCCGAAGAGACTGCTAAAGTCTTCACAGAAGATGGCTGGTTGAAGAGTGGAGACAAACTGTACCGTGATGAAGACGGCAACTATTACTTTGTAGAGAGACTCAAAATGCTCTTCAAATACCGCACCATCCaa ATTTCTCCAACTGAAATTGAGGAAGTGATCCTGACATTGCCAGGCGTTTTGGAAGTATGTGTGACCAGTATCGACCATCCAATCGACCAGCAGTGGCCGGTCGCTGTCGTAGTCAAACGACCAGGCTATGACATCACCGCTCAGGAGATCAAAAATATTGTGGAGG AGAAGTTGTCAGACTCCAAAAAGCTGCGAGGAGGAGTTGTCTTCATGGACCAGATTCCGAAGACGTCCACTGGCAAAGTGGCAAGGAACCAGATACGAACAATGGTCAAGACAGCTACTAGGGAATAA